The following are from one region of the Thermoproteus uzoniensis 768-20 genome:
- a CDS encoding YeeE/YedE family protein, giving the protein MAAVPVFQTAPWVVGLFYAALGFAFGVLAERTNYCVVIATHQVMGVRYSRIYEMILVGVALSALLTGVLVASGAVPAVDAYAYMPGAGWYTVLGSFIFGFGIMLGQGCMVGMLWKSGQGYVVNWLEILGMMVGTIIFSFPIYAGLNLGVWWHTTNSLSIADGSPANYVPYLLSGALPLRAAALLAGVLFFAGVMFVVWRLRRNRLEFEGREDLKKSPLLYGVLFGLFMVASFVFLAGRGFNYLGVTTPVGLLAEYAVAPFGEPSMPKNWFQSVPVLNPFTFFVLMVVAGAAVASIVRGTFSIKLPPPGTNRAAELGLAFVGGVILAIGARMAQGCSVGGFWSGLAGLSLFGLLFTLGFIPGTIAGYYAYVFLSSRAARKAGEPRLRINLEPRKAGAAFAAVWGLVLIGVGLYAMRYGPLMSKAMPPAVALQYGYVLIGAGIFVALAGAVAAALRRRK; this is encoded by the coding sequence ATGGCGGCGGTGCCCGTGTTCCAGACCGCGCCGTGGGTCGTCGGTCTGTTCTACGCCGCGCTGGGATTCGCCTTCGGAGTGTTGGCCGAGAGGACTAACTACTGTGTCGTGATAGCTACCCACCAAGTCATGGGCGTGAGGTACAGCAGAATCTACGAGATGATCTTGGTAGGGGTGGCTCTCTCGGCGTTGCTCACCGGCGTCTTGGTGGCCTCCGGCGCGGTTCCGGCCGTGGACGCTTACGCGTATATGCCCGGCGCCGGCTGGTACACGGTATTGGGCAGCTTCATATTCGGCTTCGGCATAATGTTGGGCCAGGGCTGTATGGTCGGCATGTTGTGGAAGAGCGGGCAGGGCTACGTCGTCAACTGGCTCGAGATACTCGGCATGATGGTGGGCACTATAATCTTCTCCTTCCCCATATACGCCGGCTTGAACCTCGGCGTTTGGTGGCACACCACAAACAGCCTAAGCATAGCCGACGGATCGCCGGCTAACTACGTCCCCTATCTTCTATCCGGCGCCCTTCCGTTGAGGGCCGCCGCGCTGTTGGCCGGCGTCCTCTTCTTCGCCGGCGTAATGTTCGTCGTGTGGCGGTTGCGGAGGAATAGGCTGGAGTTCGAGGGGCGGGAGGACCTCAAGAAGTCGCCGTTGCTCTACGGAGTTCTGTTCGGGCTCTTTATGGTGGCCTCGTTCGTCTTCCTGGCGGGCCGCGGCTTCAACTACCTCGGCGTGACGACGCCGGTAGGCCTCCTGGCAGAATACGCCGTGGCGCCCTTCGGCGAGCCCTCCATGCCGAAGAACTGGTTCCAGTCGGTGCCTGTCCTCAACCCGTTCACCTTCTTCGTCTTGATGGTGGTCGCCGGCGCCGCCGTGGCCTCCATAGTGAGGGGCACCTTCTCCATAAAGCTCCCGCCGCCCGGCACCAACAGAGCCGCCGAGCTCGGCCTCGCGTTTGTCGGAGGAGTGATATTGGCCATAGGCGCCAGGATGGCGCAAGGCTGTAGCGTGGGGGGCTTCTGGAGCGGCTTGGCCGGCCTCTCGCTCTTCGGCCTGCTCTTCACTCTGGGCTTCATACCGGGGACGATAGCCGGCTACTACGCGTATGTCTTCCTCAGCTCCAGAGCTGCGAGGAAAGCCGGCGAGCCTAGGCTGAGGATAAACCTCGAGCCCCGTAAGGCAGGCGCGGCGTTCGCCGCCGTGTGGGGGCTGGTGCTGATAGGCGTGGGGCTCTACGCGATGCGTTACGGGCCGCTTATGTCTAAGGCTATGCCCCCCGCCGTCGCCTTGCAGTACGGCTATGTCCTAATAGGCGCGGGGATCTTCGTAGCCCTTGCGGGCGCCGTCGCGGCGGCGCTGAGGCGTAGGAAATAG
- a CDS encoding DUF5752 family protein, producing the protein MAQLDKEANKPFVFKSAYYLSLYTKIRARNLRELVDGVKKADAGALFHHVFHTVFAKHRLHPYYTNDFAAWVGEELNDEDLAIELSSISGAEPATVEDIRKELLAVLEPRADERPARREFVFVSMVPIVYETDLKARTLAEFLDAVGAAPAESVAYHFVTRRVLDGTGRNDFSTWLEAEFGLSEAAAALSRIDPLIFNNEEELKSEVIRVLERELL; encoded by the coding sequence ATGGCGCAGCTCGACAAGGAGGCGAACAAGCCCTTCGTGTTCAAGTCCGCCTACTACCTATCGCTTTACACCAAGATAAGGGCGAGGAACTTGAGAGAGCTCGTCGACGGCGTCAAGAAGGCGGATGCCGGCGCTTTGTTCCACCACGTGTTCCACACAGTCTTCGCCAAACATAGGTTGCATCCATACTACACCAACGACTTCGCGGCGTGGGTCGGCGAGGAGCTGAACGACGAGGATCTGGCCATAGAGCTGTCGAGCATATCCGGCGCCGAGCCCGCGACGGTCGAGGATATAAGGAAGGAGCTCCTCGCTGTCCTCGAGCCAAGGGCCGACGAGAGGCCGGCCAGGAGGGAGTTCGTCTTCGTCAGCATGGTCCCCATAGTCTACGAGACGGACCTCAAGGCGAGGACCCTCGCCGAGTTTCTGGACGCGGTGGGGGCTGCGCCCGCGGAGTCCGTGGCCTACCACTTCGTCACCAGGAGGGTGCTGGACGGGACAGGGCGCAACGACTTCTCCACGTGGCTCGAGGCCGAGTTCGGCCTCTCCGAGGCCGCGGCGGCCCTATCGAGGATAGACCCGTTGATATTCAACAACGAGGAGGAGCTGAAGTCCGAGGTGATAAGAGTCCTCGAGCGGGAGTTGCTATGA
- a CDS encoding glycosyltransferase, whose amino-acid sequence MIERYVEFVGEHEIDAIFKYAEKLKDLSILHVNSTAAGGGVAEILHRLVPLMRELGLNAEWKVIRGSQDFFTVTKSFHNALQTGKGEIPDEYFKIYDEWQEINAGEIPLDYDVVFIHDPQPAGLVKYRKKGTWIWRCHIDISNPHPKVWGFLRGYISKYDGMIVSIPEFARDDLDIPQIAIPPSIDPLSPKNMPLPQTTVDRIVDKFGVDRERPIILQVSRYDRAKDPVGVIESFRLAKRHVPDAQLVYLGSPATDDPEGEVVYRETVEAARGEKDVHLLMLPPNSHVEVNAFQRAATVVMQKSIKEGFGLTVSEALWKRKPVIGGNTGGIRIQVINGVTGFLVDSPKAAAYYLVYLLKNKKVREEMGEAGRDHVRRNFLITQQLRRYLMAILYLTKRHAS is encoded by the coding sequence ATGATCGAGCGCTACGTCGAGTTCGTAGGGGAGCACGAGATAGACGCCATATTCAAATACGCCGAGAAGTTGAAGGACCTCTCCATACTGCACGTGAACTCGACGGCTGCCGGCGGCGGCGTCGCCGAGATACTGCACAGGCTGGTGCCTCTGATGAGGGAGCTGGGGCTCAACGCCGAGTGGAAAGTGATACGGGGGAGCCAAGACTTCTTCACCGTCACTAAGTCCTTCCACAACGCCCTCCAGACGGGGAAGGGCGAGATACCCGACGAGTACTTCAAGATATACGACGAGTGGCAGGAAATAAACGCCGGCGAGATACCGCTGGACTACGACGTCGTCTTCATACACGACCCCCAGCCCGCCGGCTTGGTCAAGTACAGGAAGAAGGGGACGTGGATATGGCGTTGCCACATAGACATAAGCAATCCACACCCCAAGGTCTGGGGCTTCCTGCGGGGCTACATATCCAAGTACGACGGCATGATAGTGTCCATACCCGAGTTCGCCAGAGACGACCTGGACATCCCCCAGATAGCGATCCCGCCGTCTATAGACCCACTGAGCCCTAAGAACATGCCTCTGCCCCAGACGACCGTGGACAGAATAGTCGACAAGTTCGGCGTGGATAGGGAGAGGCCCATAATTCTGCAGGTCTCCAGATACGACAGGGCCAAAGACCCCGTAGGCGTCATAGAGTCCTTCAGGCTGGCGAAGCGCCACGTGCCCGACGCCCAGCTGGTCTACCTCGGGAGCCCCGCCACCGACGACCCGGAGGGCGAGGTGGTCTACCGCGAGACTGTCGAGGCGGCTCGCGGCGAGAAGGACGTGCACCTCCTCATGTTGCCCCCCAACAGCCACGTGGAGGTTAACGCGTTCCAGAGGGCGGCCACCGTGGTGATGCAGAAGTCTATAAAGGAGGGCTTCGGCCTCACGGTCAGCGAGGCTCTCTGGAAGCGCAAGCCCGTCATAGGCGGCAACACGGGCGGCATAAGGATACAGGTGATAAACGGCGTCACGGGCTTCTTGGTGGACAGCCCCAAGGCCGCCGCCTACTACCTCGTCTACCTCCTCAAGAACAAAAAGGTGAGGGAGGAGATGGGGGAGGCCGGCCGCGACCACGTCAGGAGGAACTTCTTGATAACGCAACAGCTGAGGCGCTATTTAATGGCCATACTCTACCTCACCAAACGCCACGCCTCCTGA
- a CDS encoding HEPN domain-containing protein: protein MDVKEYERWMAMARRTLGSAEADAARGDYNWACFKAHQAAEFALEALLYGVGRPAGGRSSTHLAAEVGRLAAVGEDILELCRLLDKFYIPTRYVDAWSEGAPYEYFSRSDAEAAVKAARSIIGFVEEIWRSIGGGRV from the coding sequence GTGGACGTCAAGGAGTACGAGCGCTGGATGGCCATGGCGAGGCGCACCCTCGGCTCAGCCGAGGCCGACGCGGCGCGCGGCGACTACAACTGGGCTTGTTTCAAGGCCCACCAGGCCGCCGAATTCGCGCTGGAGGCGCTGCTCTACGGAGTGGGGCGGCCCGCCGGAGGGCGTTCGTCGACCCATCTAGCCGCGGAGGTCGGGCGGCTCGCCGCCGTCGGCGAGGATATCCTGGAGCTCTGCAGGCTTCTGGACAAGTTCTACATCCCGACTCGATACGTAGATGCTTGGAGCGAGGGGGCGCCGTACGAATACTTCTCGCGGTCTGACGCCGAGGCCGCCGTAAAGGCCGCCCGTTCTATAATCGGATTCGTCGAGGAGATATGGAGATCTATAGGTGGAGGGAGGGTCTGA
- a CDS encoding nucleotidyltransferase domain-containing protein: MEIYRWREGLRRRALELAEAVASAVDGTVLLIGSYARGDLAEDSDVDVLVVGRFTEPPHRRLLGLKTPPGVEVVPLTVEEALRAAERCYPVAHDIALGIVLKDGLGIAQRLVELSRRCAEGR, from the coding sequence ATGGAGATCTATAGGTGGAGGGAGGGTCTGAGGAGGAGGGCTCTGGAGCTGGCCGAAGCCGTGGCGTCGGCCGTCGACGGCACAGTGCTCCTCATCGGGTCCTACGCGAGGGGCGACCTCGCCGAGGATAGCGACGTGGACGTCCTAGTCGTGGGGCGGTTCACGGAGCCTCCGCATAGACGGCTCCTCGGCCTAAAGACCCCGCCCGGGGTCGAGGTGGTGCCTCTGACGGTCGAGGAGGCGCTGAGGGCCGCCGAGAGGTGCTACCCCGTAGCCCACGACATCGCCCTCGGGATTGTCCTCAAGGACGGGCTGGGGATAGCCCAGAGGCTGGTCGAGCTGAGCAGGAGATGCGCCGAAGGGCGCTAG
- a CDS encoding MFS transporter, which produces MAFDISGSGERYDVRYAWRAAPILGSVALVVMYTEAMLVPSLPKIQEEFNVTPAEASWILTIYLIVGTISAALFGSLGDIFGKKRMLVLVLSIYSVAVTFTGYAPTFPLLLLARALQGLGMAMFPLAFSLIREEFPPEMVPTAQGIVSAMFGVGIIVALPLGAYISQTFGWRATYHTVTPLAVLMTVLIGTYIRESRYRTPRRIDYLGIGLFALAASSLLVAVSEAPNWGWASGQTLSLFALAAASGAAFAAQEMTAEEPFIPRDILNRNVAAATVAILMVAYAFQMSSQNLSYLFEMPPPYGYGMTILQTGLYITPMAVVQIIGAPIAGRLLWRVGAKRMSVAGVALAVAGFQLASAYAYSGVWRLIGYMSLGFLGLALLNVSLINLLTFSVPRNRLGAATGLNTVFRNFGSAIAPAVAGTVLTTFATTAYYSLGGFTAFFTVPSRIAYSMNFDIATAMFLLSLIPIALAREVFTGAPNPRGPAPIKPPKAPIVEASAPRHAEAATGGAAAGRPST; this is translated from the coding sequence GTGGCTTTCGATATATCGGGCTCCGGCGAGAGGTACGACGTGAGGTACGCGTGGAGGGCCGCGCCTATCCTCGGCTCGGTGGCGCTCGTGGTGATGTACACCGAGGCCATGTTGGTGCCCTCTCTCCCCAAGATACAGGAAGAGTTCAACGTGACCCCAGCCGAGGCCTCGTGGATCCTCACCATATACCTCATAGTCGGCACGATCAGCGCCGCGCTTTTCGGTAGCCTCGGCGATATATTCGGCAAAAAGCGCATGTTGGTCCTGGTCCTCTCCATATACTCGGTGGCGGTGACCTTCACGGGCTATGCCCCCACCTTCCCGCTTCTCCTCCTCGCAAGGGCTCTCCAAGGCCTGGGGATGGCCATGTTCCCCCTGGCCTTCTCCCTCATAAGGGAGGAGTTCCCGCCGGAGATGGTGCCCACGGCGCAGGGCATAGTCAGCGCCATGTTCGGCGTCGGCATAATAGTGGCCCTCCCGCTGGGCGCCTACATAAGCCAGACCTTCGGCTGGCGCGCGACGTACCACACCGTGACGCCGCTCGCCGTCTTAATGACCGTCCTCATAGGGACCTACATAAGGGAGAGCAGATACAGGACGCCGAGGCGCATAGACTACCTCGGGATAGGGCTCTTCGCCCTCGCCGCCTCCTCGCTCCTCGTGGCGGTGTCGGAGGCGCCCAACTGGGGCTGGGCCTCCGGCCAGACCCTCTCCCTCTTCGCCCTCGCGGCGGCCTCGGGCGCGGCCTTCGCAGCGCAGGAGATGACCGCCGAGGAGCCCTTCATACCCCGCGACATACTCAACAGAAACGTGGCGGCGGCCACCGTCGCCATACTCATGGTGGCGTACGCCTTCCAGATGAGTAGCCAGAACCTCTCCTACCTCTTCGAGATGCCTCCGCCCTACGGCTACGGCATGACGATACTCCAGACGGGCCTCTACATAACCCCCATGGCGGTGGTCCAGATAATAGGCGCCCCAATCGCCGGGAGGCTCCTCTGGAGGGTCGGCGCCAAGAGGATGTCCGTGGCGGGCGTGGCGCTGGCAGTCGCCGGGTTCCAGCTGGCCTCCGCCTACGCCTACTCGGGCGTCTGGCGCCTGATAGGCTATATGTCCCTCGGCTTCCTCGGCCTCGCCCTCCTCAACGTATCTCTGATAAACCTCTTGACGTTCTCGGTGCCCAGAAACAGGTTGGGCGCCGCGACGGGCCTCAACACGGTCTTCAGAAACTTCGGCTCCGCCATAGCCCCCGCCGTGGCCGGCACGGTCCTGACCACGTTCGCCACTACGGCCTACTACTCCTTGGGCGGATTCACCGCCTTCTTCACAGTCCCCTCGCGGATCGCCTACTCCATGAACTTCGACATAGCCACCGCCATGTTCCTCCTGTCGCTTATACCCATAGCGCTAGCCCGCGAGGTGTTCACCGGCGCCCCCAACCCGCGCGGGCCGGCCCCGATCAAGCCGCCTAAGGCCCCGATCGTCGAGGCGAGCGCCCCTCGGCACGCTGAAGCCGCTACGGGAGGCGCGGCCGCCGGGAGGCCAAGTACCTAG
- a CDS encoding DUF996 domain-containing protein, which translates to MEPEIAKLLAGVGAILAAISPVNRIVGIVGVVLFLVGAISLADFYGDQNMRNDAIYWFIFIFIGLVALMIGAVAGAFSLPALFTGHLLAGGFGLAAFIATLVIAWILFVVSARRFRNMMSSMAGRSGENLFQTAGSLYYWGAVLTIILVGFILIAIAFILAGIAFLVMKTPTKTQT; encoded by the coding sequence ATGGAGCCCGAGATAGCTAAGTTGCTGGCCGGCGTAGGCGCCATACTCGCCGCGATCAGCCCTGTGAACCGCATTGTGGGCATAGTCGGCGTCGTGCTGTTCCTCGTCGGCGCGATCTCGCTGGCCGACTTCTACGGCGACCAGAACATGAGAAACGACGCGATCTACTGGTTCATCTTCATATTCATCGGCCTCGTCGCGCTTATGATAGGCGCAGTGGCCGGCGCCTTCTCGCTACCAGCCCTATTTACAGGCCATCTGCTGGCCGGCGGCTTCGGCCTAGCCGCCTTCATAGCGACGCTGGTCATCGCGTGGATACTCTTCGTCGTATCGGCCCGGAGGTTCAGGAACATGATGTCCTCCATGGCCGGGAGATCCGGCGAGAATCTGTTCCAGACGGCGGGATCCCTCTACTACTGGGGCGCGGTGCTCACCATTATACTCGTCGGCTTTATACTGATCGCAATAGCCTTCATCCTAGCCGGCATCGCCTTCCTCGTCATGAAGACGCCGACGAAGACACAGACATAG
- a CDS encoding ABC transporter substrate-binding protein, whose product MALGISRTTAIAIVVVVVIIAVVAAILATQRPSPPPAPPTITSAPSTSTSAPTATTTTTTAPTQKLVVYGPWGVNTPEGQIFQQLIKPFEQQYHVKIEYVGTTDYGTEAQQITSGSPPFDVVIFAPVSLARQLAEGGYLTDLTPYLQQSGILGQLIPYYVAPVNISGHIYGVPVDAWSKPGIYVYVPTMQKYGIPMPTEISQRWDWGQFLGYLQKLKANGVIPLGSGAADQWPLVIVFEPIVYSLGGKDLYYAIMCHKISYTSPIVEQAFEFYLSLIASGAFGPSAFAASQHFVDVYALMKNGTVAMYFMGDWTPFFNHNYTAFIPVMAPSINPQLADQYFVVTGGDWALVPKNVPDNKTLAIQFAIWLASQDFQQAVLKSGWRAVSPNKAAMQAALSGQISVPYSSKIVDSWLVQFSNNLVPDIADNMPPQFEQQVFWPTLAKMISDPAHWLDYLSQMEQLANRIYNQTNWDNTYPLCQGVTYTGPTVYTGPMYNVTAILTSAGIPLPSWQK is encoded by the coding sequence ATGGCACTCGGGATTTCCAGAACAACCGCGATTGCAATAGTGGTCGTGGTGGTAATAATCGCGGTCGTCGCCGCCATATTGGCGACCCAGAGGCCCAGCCCGCCGCCCGCGCCCCCGACCATCACGTCGGCTCCGTCCACGTCAACGAGCGCCCCGACCGCCACTACTACCACGACGACGGCTCCCACCCAGAAGCTGGTGGTCTACGGGCCCTGGGGCGTCAACACGCCAGAAGGCCAAATATTCCAACAGCTGATCAAGCCCTTCGAGCAACAGTACCACGTAAAGATAGAGTACGTCGGGACGACCGACTACGGCACTGAGGCCCAGCAGATCACGAGCGGAAGCCCGCCGTTCGACGTGGTGATATTCGCGCCCGTCAGCCTGGCTAGGCAACTGGCCGAGGGCGGATACCTCACCGACCTGACGCCGTATCTGCAACAGAGCGGGATCTTGGGCCAGCTGATACCGTACTACGTCGCGCCGGTCAACATCAGCGGCCACATCTACGGCGTCCCGGTCGACGCTTGGTCCAAGCCAGGCATATACGTCTACGTGCCCACCATGCAGAAGTACGGCATACCGATGCCCACCGAGATAAGCCAGAGGTGGGACTGGGGACAGTTCCTCGGCTATCTGCAGAAGCTTAAGGCCAACGGAGTCATACCGCTGGGCTCCGGCGCTGCAGATCAGTGGCCGTTGGTGATAGTGTTCGAGCCTATAGTCTACTCGCTCGGCGGCAAGGACCTCTACTACGCCATCATGTGCCACAAGATAAGCTACACCTCCCCCATCGTCGAGCAGGCCTTCGAGTTCTACCTGTCCCTCATAGCGTCCGGCGCCTTCGGGCCCTCGGCGTTCGCCGCCAGCCAGCACTTCGTCGACGTCTACGCCCTCATGAAGAACGGCACGGTGGCGATGTACTTCATGGGCGACTGGACCCCGTTCTTCAACCACAACTACACGGCCTTCATACCAGTGATGGCGCCCTCGATCAACCCACAACTGGCGGACCAGTACTTCGTTGTGACCGGCGGCGACTGGGCCTTAGTGCCCAAGAACGTCCCCGACAACAAGACCCTGGCCATACAGTTCGCCATATGGCTCGCTTCCCAGGACTTCCAGCAAGCCGTGTTGAAGTCAGGCTGGAGGGCCGTGTCGCCCAACAAGGCCGCCATGCAGGCTGCTCTGTCCGGCCAGATATCGGTGCCCTACTCCAGCAAGATAGTGGACTCCTGGCTAGTCCAGTTCAGCAACAACCTGGTGCCCGACATAGCCGACAACATGCCGCCGCAGTTCGAGCAACAGGTGTTCTGGCCCACTCTGGCCAAGATGATATCCGACCCCGCCCACTGGCTGGACTACTTAAGCCAGATGGAGCAGTTGGCCAACAGGATCTACAACCAGACTAACTGGGACAACACCTACCCGCTGTGCCAGGGCGTTACCTACACCGGCCCCACCGTCTACACCGGCCCCATGTACAACGTCACCGCCATACTGACGTCGGCGGGAATCCCCCTGCCCAGCTGGCAGAAATAG
- a CDS encoding carbohydrate ABC transporter permease, whose translation MNRLIYFLVFSAPALLFLFIYIIYPLALDIASSFTNWSPTTYAYVGLQNYQYLFTDPLFVQSLATNLIWLGINVPVSMFLGMLFALLLTNENAKGARAFRTMVFAALAIPPTVAAFMFGYMLFAASTGVINAVLFGNKLNVFGLYWPGLLMMVLITIWSSTPLATIIYMAGIAIIPRSVIEAASIDGAPLLTRFARIYLPLLRPAHIVAFVMLSILTLKVFDVVYTLRAPGGASVLLYYMYQNLSYGAWGYANSVIVVISAIVLAIAIPLTIAMFRRR comes from the coding sequence GTGAACCGGCTAATATACTTCCTCGTCTTTTCCGCCCCCGCCCTCCTCTTCCTCTTTATCTACATAATCTACCCGCTCGCCCTCGACATAGCCTCAAGCTTCACCAATTGGTCGCCCACAACATACGCCTACGTGGGCCTCCAGAACTACCAGTACCTCTTCACAGACCCGCTCTTCGTCCAGTCGCTCGCCACCAACTTGATATGGCTGGGCATCAACGTCCCAGTCTCGATGTTCTTGGGCATGCTCTTCGCCCTCCTGCTAACCAACGAGAACGCGAAGGGCGCGCGGGCTTTCAGGACCATGGTCTTCGCGGCCTTGGCCATACCGCCGACCGTCGCGGCGTTTATGTTCGGCTATATGCTCTTCGCCGCCAGCACCGGCGTGATCAACGCAGTGCTGTTCGGCAACAAGCTCAACGTCTTCGGCCTCTACTGGCCGGGCCTCCTCATGATGGTCCTCATAACTATCTGGAGCTCAACGCCGCTGGCCACGATAATATACATGGCCGGGATAGCCATAATACCGAGGAGCGTCATAGAGGCCGCGTCTATAGACGGGGCCCCGCTCCTCACCAGATTCGCCAGAATATATCTGCCGCTCCTCAGGCCCGCCCACATAGTGGCCTTCGTCATGTTGTCCATCCTCACGTTGAAGGTATTCGACGTGGTATACACCTTGAGGGCTCCCGGAGGCGCGTCGGTCCTGCTCTACTACATGTACCAGAACCTCAGCTACGGCGCGTGGGGCTACGCCAACTCCGTCATAGTGGTGATCTCCGCCATAGTCCTCGCCATAGCGATCCCCCTGACGATAGCTATGTTCAGGAGGAGATGA
- a CDS encoding carbohydrate ABC transporter permease produces MRGRALIFTLLAALVGLGWLFPLIATFLGSVTPYETTVLYGWWSFKALTDKNYADLIKEGIYRYVLNSLAIAGASTALPILLGMALAFSIRRRHIPGGDIWAPVLYILQVLPQQSVTVPVLSLYSKIQWIMQSYLGVVLVHTAFALPWITFFFYNFLASLPKELVESAEIDGASDFKLFSSVVLPVMTTAIISVAAIQFVFVYNDLYFGLVFIRNQSLFPVTVFIANSVSAYFVNVALMAAAAVVAVLPPIIIFLALQKYYVTGILGGFMKG; encoded by the coding sequence ATGAGGGGCCGCGCCTTGATATTCACGCTGTTGGCGGCCCTCGTGGGGCTGGGCTGGCTGTTCCCCCTGATAGCCACCTTCCTCGGCTCGGTGACGCCGTACGAGACCACGGTGCTCTACGGCTGGTGGAGCTTCAAGGCGCTCACCGACAAGAACTACGCCGACCTCATAAAGGAGGGCATATACCGCTACGTCCTCAACAGCCTCGCCATAGCTGGGGCCTCGACGGCTCTGCCCATATTGCTGGGCATGGCGCTGGCCTTCTCCATCAGGCGCCGCCACATACCCGGCGGCGATATATGGGCCCCGGTCCTCTACATACTGCAGGTCTTGCCCCAGCAGTCGGTGACTGTGCCCGTGCTCAGCCTATACAGCAAGATCCAGTGGATAATGCAGAGCTACCTAGGCGTCGTGTTGGTCCACACAGCCTTCGCGCTTCCCTGGATAACCTTCTTCTTCTACAACTTCCTCGCGTCGCTCCCTAAGGAGCTCGTCGAGTCGGCCGAGATAGACGGCGCCTCGGACTTCAAGCTGTTCTCCAGCGTGGTCCTCCCCGTGATGACAACCGCGATCATAAGCGTGGCCGCCATCCAGTTCGTGTTCGTCTACAACGACCTCTACTTCGGCCTGGTCTTCATAAGAAACCAGTCTCTGTTTCCAGTGACGGTGTTCATAGCGAACTCGGTCTCGGCGTACTTCGTCAACGTGGCGCTCATGGCGGCCGCCGCCGTGGTGGCGGTCCTGCCCCCGATAATAATATTCCTGGCGTTGCAGAAGTACTACGTGACGGGGATACTGGGCGGCTTCATGAAGGGCTGA